The following are encoded together in the Thunnus thynnus chromosome 15, fThuThy2.1, whole genome shotgun sequence genome:
- the LOC137198510 gene encoding saxitoxin and tetrodotoxin-binding protein 1-like, with protein sequence MSIVKRVVLLLLLLVALCTNAAPTTDAALTTDAAPTTEECDSLKKTLTKDLSTVIGYWVLVWAVTDNPMVSGLWGNISSSYLEMRLLPDNKTILFSERNLLLVSSISSSKGSSSSSSSTLEQDGVVQPYNESGGVDFYKSCSDCLLKVYKGKGLLGQYLLSYRREGQHGDVEQLKAALSDHQKQAECFGFSHDQSFSYDGAADFCHKKSSTAEQS encoded by the exons ATGAGCATTGTGAAGCgagtggtgctgctgctgctgctgctggtggcgCTCTGCACCAACGCAGCACCGACCACCGACGCAGCACTGACCACCGACGCAGCACCGACCACCGAGGAATGTGACAGTCTGAAGAAAACGCTAACAAAGGACCTGAGCACC gtTATCGGGTACTGGGTTCTGGTGTGGGCGGTCACAGACAATCCGATGGTTTCAGGCCTGTGGGGAAACATCTCCAGCTCCTACTTGGAGATGAGACTCCTCCCTGACAACAAAACCATTCTGTTCAGCGAGAGGAACCTGTTACT TGTG agtagtattagtagtagtaaaggtagtagtagtagtagtagtagta cACTGGAGCAAGACGGAGTTGTTCAGCCGTACAATGAGTCAGGCGGCGTGGATTTCTACAAGAGCTGCTCCGACTGTCTGCTGAAGGTCTACAAAGGCAAAGGCCTTTTAGGCCAATACCTGCTGAGCTAca ggagaGAAGGGCAGCATGGGGATGTTGAGCAGCTGAAAGCGGCCCTCAGTGATCATCAGAAACAGGCTGAGTGTTTTGGATTCAGTCACGATCAATCGTTCAGCTACGACGGAGCTGCAG ACTTTTGTCATAAGAAATCTTCGACTGCTGAACAGTCCTGA